A single genomic interval of Arthrobacter globiformis harbors:
- the tmk gene encoding dTMP kinase, whose protein sequence is MQSSGLFIAFEGGDGAGKSTQTARLAGSLESRGLTVLRTREPGGTPIGEKLRSLVLDHGHGHIDAHTEALIFAASRAAHASQIIKPALARGEVVLTDRYIDSSVAYQGAGRGLGTDAVRSVNEWATSGLQPDLTVLLDVHPAEGRSRRTAGDAAEDRLESEADEFHARIRQAFLDLAAARPDNYLVLEAGRPVEDIAGLILARVEQLLARTGTDRQGRP, encoded by the coding sequence ATGCAGAGCTCCGGACTTTTCATCGCCTTCGAGGGCGGTGACGGTGCCGGCAAGTCAACCCAGACGGCCCGGCTGGCCGGCTCGCTGGAATCGCGCGGCCTCACCGTGCTGCGCACCCGGGAACCCGGCGGGACGCCTATCGGCGAGAAGCTCCGTTCCCTGGTGCTGGACCACGGCCACGGCCACATCGACGCCCACACCGAAGCCCTGATCTTCGCCGCCTCCCGGGCCGCGCACGCCAGCCAGATCATCAAGCCTGCCCTGGCCCGCGGCGAGGTGGTGCTCACGGACCGCTACATCGACTCCTCGGTGGCATACCAGGGCGCTGGCCGCGGCCTCGGCACGGATGCCGTGCGGAGCGTCAACGAGTGGGCCACGTCCGGTCTGCAGCCGGACCTGACGGTGCTCCTGGATGTCCACCCGGCCGAGGGCCGCAGCCGCCGCACCGCCGGGGATGCTGCCGAGGACCGGCTGGAATCGGAAGCCGACGAGTTCCACGCCCGGATCCGCCAGGCGTTCCTGGACCTCGCCGCGGCGAGGCCGGATAACTACCTGGTGCTGGAGGCAGGACGGCCTGTCGAGGACATCGCTGGACTGATCCTGGCGCGCGTCGAGCAGCTCCTCGCACGAACCGGCACCGACCGGCAGGGACGGCCATGA
- a CDS encoding trans-sulfuration enzyme family protein, which yields MSLSDQHAASLSAETVVVAAGRPPREHDAPVNPPIVLSSTYFGTGALDDGDRGYGRYSNPTWDPFEEALGQLEGASLPGLLYSSGLAAVSSALSLIPNGGVLVMPSHSYSGSLVMAAELAEKGLLELRTVDIADTEAVRAQIAPQDGKAADMLWLESPTNPMLGIADIRALTQAAHDAGAVVVTDNTFSTPLVQQPLSLGSDVVLHSVTKYLAGHSDVVLGALVTSDAELRETLLHHRIIHGGIAGPFEAWLALRGVRTLALRIERSQASAAVLAERLSAHPALENVRYPGLVSDPGHDLAKSQMTSFGSILCVQVAAAGGLSASETADKLVRALDLWLPATSLGGVESLIERRRRHVAEPESVPENLVRLSVGIENVEDLWADLKQALDALDR from the coding sequence ATGAGTCTTTCCGATCAGCATGCCGCATCCCTGTCTGCCGAAACGGTGGTCGTGGCCGCCGGCCGTCCGCCCCGTGAACACGATGCGCCCGTCAACCCGCCCATCGTGCTCTCCTCCACCTATTTCGGCACCGGCGCGCTCGACGACGGCGACCGCGGCTACGGCCGCTACTCGAACCCCACATGGGACCCGTTCGAAGAGGCCCTCGGTCAGCTCGAGGGCGCCTCACTGCCGGGCCTGCTGTACTCCTCGGGCCTGGCCGCCGTCAGCTCCGCGCTCTCCCTGATCCCCAACGGGGGCGTCCTGGTGATGCCGTCCCACAGCTATTCCGGTTCGCTGGTCATGGCTGCCGAGCTGGCAGAAAAGGGCCTCCTCGAACTCCGCACCGTGGACATCGCGGACACCGAAGCGGTCCGGGCCCAGATAGCACCGCAGGACGGCAAGGCGGCGGACATGCTGTGGCTGGAAAGCCCCACCAACCCGATGCTCGGCATCGCGGACATCCGGGCGCTCACCCAGGCAGCCCACGACGCCGGCGCCGTCGTCGTCACGGACAACACTTTCTCCACCCCTCTGGTGCAGCAGCCGCTCAGCCTGGGGTCCGACGTCGTGCTTCACTCAGTGACCAAGTACCTGGCCGGCCACTCCGACGTGGTGCTGGGCGCCCTGGTGACCTCTGACGCGGAACTGCGCGAGACCCTTCTTCACCACCGCATCATCCATGGTGGCATCGCCGGTCCCTTCGAAGCGTGGCTGGCGTTGCGCGGCGTGCGCACGCTGGCCCTGCGGATTGAGCGTTCGCAGGCGTCGGCAGCGGTGCTGGCCGAGCGCCTCAGCGCACACCCGGCCCTGGAGAATGTGCGCTACCCGGGCCTGGTGTCGGATCCTGGCCACGATCTGGCCAAGTCCCAGATGACAAGCTTTGGTTCCATTCTCTGTGTCCAGGTAGCCGCCGCCGGCGGGCTCAGCGCTTCCGAAACTGCGGACAAACTGGTTCGAGCCCTGGACCTGTGGTTGCCCGCCACGTCCTTGGGCGGGGTGGAATCCCTGATCGAGCGGCGGCGCCGGCACGTTGCAGAACCGGAGAGTGTCCCGGAGAACCTTGTCCGGCTCAGCGTCGGCATCGAAAACGTCGAGGACCTCTGGGCCGATTTGAAGCAGGCGCTGGACGCCCTGGACCGATAG
- a CDS encoding DUF2516 family protein has translation MDGRLLIFYVESTVYYILGLIALVLEVWAFFDCVRHRPNAFEAVGKRTKTFWLALTGGSLAVGALSVLGGGSGGLLGPLGLFGLGAVVAASVYLADVRPAVKDAGRGGSRNMGPYGPW, from the coding sequence GTGGACGGACGACTACTGATTTTCTACGTTGAGAGCACGGTCTATTACATTTTGGGGCTGATAGCACTGGTCCTCGAGGTGTGGGCCTTCTTTGACTGCGTCCGCCACCGGCCAAACGCCTTTGAAGCTGTTGGCAAGCGCACCAAAACGTTCTGGCTGGCATTGACCGGCGGCAGCCTGGCCGTCGGTGCGCTCTCCGTGCTGGGCGGCGGATCGGGCGGCCTCCTCGGCCCGCTTGGCCTGTTTGGCTTGGGAGCAGTGGTGGCGGCCTCCGTCTACCTGGCCGACGTCCGGCCGGCCGTGAAGGACGCCGGCCGCGGCGGCAGCCGAAACATGGGCCCCTACGGCCCCTGGTGA